The following are from one region of the Lineus longissimus chromosome 19, tnLinLong1.2, whole genome shotgun sequence genome:
- the LOC135503450 gene encoding G2/M phase-specific E3 ubiquitin-protein ligase-like, which yields MMETEAEDKHTSPIASSSSSTGNQPEASTRRPSMKNPPASTAVVDQSVLGTNIDDDTLPEILPVTAAAMLDFDNQNNAVQRTSRRSVHRGTNWEIKTSVLVNRADVLESTEEAVEEDENFNFNAVPEVEFAGEDATDLGGPMREYFSLLLNAIVVGDCFDGELEKRSFSLNISHLEEKRYFQAGHFLAWSLLHGGPGLKYLSNQVWSLMTGGVIEDEDVSHVPDIDVQNKLNKLKECKTDQEFCQVCRELADWGYDRGCPQIIGMKSLNQRTPLLRHLIAFYLFYRVKPAIDQFTSGMNSLGDLFTVMGKKPTDFQNCMCGGDKSLTRKTLKSMYRIQYTKKEDNKAQHEEEKVTMLTFERFLQSCENQKNNITINDVLQFCTGLASLPPQGLNHNAIVVKFYDQEEGTLRLPSASTCALWLWLPRNLKDRKDKKVVFDAKDFLGQAIKNSLASGFNKI from the exons ATGATGGAAACGGAAGCTGAAGACAAG CATACTTCGCCAATAGCTTCATCCTCTTCATCAACTGGGAACCAGCCTGAG GCCAGCACTCGACGTCCAAGTATGAAAAACCCTCCAGCATCAACCGCTGTGGTTGATCAATCTGTCTTg gGGACCAACATTGATGATGATACTTTGCCAGAAATCCTGCCTGTTACTGCAGCTGCAATGCTAGACTTTGAT AATCAGAACAATGCAGTGCAAAGGACAAGCAGACGATCTGTGCATAGG GGAACCAACTGGGAAATTAAGACTAGTGTACTGGTCAACCGGGCAGATGTCCTGGAGAGTACAGAGGAAGCAGTAGAGGAGGATGAAAATTTCAACTTTAATGCTGTCCCTGAAGTAGAATTCGCTGGGGAAGATGCCACCGATCTTGGCGGGCCGATGAGGGAATATTTTAG CCTCCTACTGAACGCAATAGTTGTAGGCGATTGTTTCGATGGTGAGTTGGAGAAGCGTTCCTTCTCACTGAACATTAGCCATCTGGAGGAGAAGAGGTACTTCCAGGCTGGTCATTTCCTGGCATGGAGCTTGCTCCATGGTGGCCCCGGTCTTAAGTACCTCAGCAACCAAGTGTGGTCACTGATGACCGGTGGAGTCATTGAAGATGAGGATGTCAGCCATGTGCCAGATATTGATGTGCAGAATAAATTAAACAAG TTGAAGGAGTGCAAGACTGATCAGGAGTTCTGCCAGGTCTGCAGGGAACTTGCAGATTGGGGATACGATCGCGGTTGCCCCCAGATCATTGGGATGAAGTCCCTCAATCAAAGGACACCACTCCTGAGGCATTTAATTGCATTCTATTTGTTTTATAG AGTAAAGCCGGCCATCGATCAGTTCACCAGTGGTATGAACAGCCTTGGTGATCTGTTCACAGTAATGGGGAAGAAGCCAACAGACTTTCAAAATTGCATGTGCGGGGGTGATAAATCACTTACCCGCAAAACATTGAAATCGATGTACCGAATCCAGTACACCAAGAAAGAGGACAACAAGGCCCAGCATGAGGAGGAGAAAGTAACAATGTTAACTTTCGAAAGGTTCCTTCAGAGTTGTGAGA ATCAAAAGAACAATATCACGATAAATGATGTTCTACAATTTTGTACTGGACTGGCTTCACTTCCGCCTCAGGGGCTTAACCACAACGCAATTGTGGTGAAGTTTTATGACCAGGAGGAGGGCACATTACGGTTGCCGTCGGCCTCGACATGTGCGTTGTGGCTGTGGTTGCCAAGAAACCTGAAGGATAGGAAAGACAAGAAGGTGGTGTTTGACGCGAAGGACTTTCTTGGGCAGGCAATAAAGAACAGCTTGGCATCTGGGTTCaataaaatatga
- the LOC135503451 gene encoding uncharacterized protein LOC135503451 — MEHLPAPATLEVDVSFEGINKMVETWRIFRERFEVYMVATGGSTKAVAVQRAVLKHLLGVDGRKIFDTFPGIEEGTMNEAILEKFTRHFDDLAAPNKTFQRHVFRNITQGQQQFNDFLKEVKDTAKKCDFGDRINQNICDQLIFGIEDQTLKKKILATKDLDADRVTAMCRTHEMVTKQIAEMDKTTTDKEKEKDVDSVATGNKKRGASSSRGASSSRGRARNRQPRSGNSAQKDDRDKSCDRCGLVHRVPNRCPAFKKTCGKCGKLNHFRVKCHQKDVAEMSDRSHGAGSNSDLTGFVETLFTHEVSYKSNGRKLKSSVSNNQCFVTAWLNGKQKVKFKVDTGSQVNLIPAHVHKSLKLSAKLMRADAKLFSYTGEKIALVGKCRVKVRDKELDFFVTEGNRIPILGFPALCDLNVVTINTVDIEKEDKPDEHELYREYRDVFSTKLDGLNAPKVEIKLKDPKPKQNPPRRIPFALIKRIKRELNKMLKEGIISKVEKATDWINSMVVVEKPNKELRICLDPRNLNKYIVTDHFRIPTQEELASKLSGSKYFAKLDAKASFWQILLEEESSILTTFSTPFGNFKFNRLPYGLKLSSPVYQKYMTDMFSHLVGVEVYIDDILIHAADKETLKKRVREVLEVCREKNLKPNWQKCVLEETEVKYIGLLFD, encoded by the coding sequence ATGGAGCACTTGCCAGCCCCTGCGACACTAGAAGTCGATGTCTCTTTCGAAGGGATCAACAAAATGGTAGAAACGTGGCGTATCTTCAGAGAAAGATTTGAAGTGTACATGGTTGCAACTGGTGGGTCAACCAAAGCCGTGGCAGTACAGCGAGCCGTACTCAAGCACCTACTTGGAGTAGATGGTCGGAAGATTTTCGACACATTTCCGGGAATCGAAGAAGGAACGATGAATGAAGCTATACTTGAAAAGTTCACGAGACACTTCGATGACCTAGCCGCGCCAAATAAAACATTCCAACGCCATGTTTTCCGAAATATAACACAGGGACAGCaacagttcaatgattttttgaAAGAAGTCAAAGATACAGCAAAGAAATGTGACTTTGGTGACCGCATAAACCAAAATATCTGTGACCAGTTAATTTTCGGTATCGAAGATCAGACCTTGAAGAAAAAGATTCTGGCAACTAAGGATCTTGACGCAGATAGGGTAACAGCGATGTGTCGAACGCATGAGATGGTAACCAAGCAGATTGCCGAGATGGACAAGACAACGActgataaagaaaaagaaaaagacgtGGATTCCGTGGCGACAGGAAACAAGAAACGTGGAGCGTCATCATCACGTGGAGCATCGTCATCACGTGGACGAGCACGAAATCGCCAACCTCGAAGTGGAAATTCTGCGCAAAAGGATGATCGTGACAAAAGCTGTGATCGTTGTGGTCTTGTGCATCGTGTACCAAACAGGTGCCCCGCGTTTAAGAAAACCTGTGGTAAATGTGGCAAATTAAATCATTTTCGAgtgaaatgtcatcaaaaagatGTAGCAGAAATGTCTGATCGCAGTCATGGTGCCGgttcaaattcagatttgacTGGATTCGTGGAGACGTTGTTCACACATGAAGTGAGCTACAAGTCCAATGGCCGAAAATTGAAATCAAGTGTTAGTAACAATCAATGCTTCGTGACCGCATGGTTGAATGGCAAGCAAAAGGTCAAGTTTAAAGTTGACACAGGGTCACAGGTGAACTTGATTCCTGCGCATGTGCATAAATCCTTGAAACTGAGTGCTAAATTAATGCGAGCTGATGCTAAGTTATTCTCTTACACTGGAGAAAAGATTGCCCTCGTTGGAAAATGTCGAGTGAAAGTACGTGATAAAGAACTTGATTTCTTTGTTACTGAGGGTAACCGCATACCCATCCTGGGATTTCCTGCGTTGTGCGATTTGAACGTTGTCACCATAAATACTGTTGACATTGAAAAGGAGGACAAACCTGATGAACATGAGTTGTACCGTGAATACCGTGATGTTTTCAGTACTAAGCTAGATGGACTGAATGCGCCAAAAGTTGAAATCAAGTTAAAGGACCCAAAGCCAAAACAAAATCCGCCGCGAAGAATTCCGTTTGCGCTGATAAAACGTATAAAACGTGAGTTGAACAAAATGCTGAAAGAAGGCATTATTTCTAAAGTTGAGAAAGCCACAGACTGGATAAATTCGATGGTCGTGGTGGAAAAGCCAAATAAAGAGCTGAGAATTTGTTTAGATCCGAGAAACTTGAACAAATATATCGTGACTGATCATTTCAGAATCCCGACACAAGAAGAACTTGCTTCAAAGTTATCTGGCTCAAAGTACTTTGCGAAACTAGACGCAAAAGCTTCTTTCTGGCAAATTTTGCTTGAGGAGGAAAGCTCGATCCTCACAACTTTTTCAACTCCATTcgggaatttcaaattcaacaggCTCCCATATGGACTTAAACTTAGCAGTCCGGTGTATCAGAAATATATGACCGATATGTTCAGTCATTTAGTCGGTGTAGAAGTGTACATAGACGATATTTTGATTCATGCCGCAGACAAGGAAACGCTGAAGAAACGAGTGAGAGAAGTTCTGGAAGTATGCCGAGAAAAGAACTTGAAACCAAACTGGCAGAAATGTGTACTTGAAGAAACCGAAGTAAAGTACATAGGTCTTCTGTTTGATTAG